In a single window of the Petrotoga olearia DSM 13574 genome:
- a CDS encoding (2Fe-2S)-binding protein: MKISFTINGIKRECNVNSTTRLLDLIRDDLNLTGTKEGCGKGECGACTVIMNDKIVASCLVLAYEADGAEIVTIEGLSDKNILHPIQEAYIETGAVQCGFCTPGFILATKKLLDEIPNPTEEEIKIGLSGNICRCTGYQKIIDAVKLSATKIAEYKRGEKVDTK; encoded by the coding sequence TTGAAAATAAGCTTTACCATAAATGGTATTAAAAGAGAATGCAATGTTAATTCAACTACCCGTTTGTTAGACTTAATTAGGGACGATCTGAATCTTACAGGTACAAAAGAAGGTTGCGGAAAAGGAGAATGTGGTGCATGTACGGTTATAATGAATGATAAAATCGTAGCTTCTTGCTTAGTGCTTGCATACGAAGCAGATGGCGCAGAAATAGTTACTATTGAAGGTTTGAGTGATAAAAATATTTTACATCCTATACAAGAGGCATACATTGAAACTGGAGCTGTACAATGTGGTTTTTGCACACCTGGATTTATACTAGCAACTAAAAAACTTCTTGACGAAATTCCAAACCCAACGGAAGAGGAAATAAAAATAGGTTTATCCGGTAATATCTGTAGATGTACTGGATACCAAAAAATAATAGATGCGGTCAAACTCTCGGCTACTAAAATTGCTGAGTATAAGAGAGGTGAGAAAGTTGATACCAAATAA
- a CDS encoding xanthine dehydrogenase family protein molybdopterin-binding subunit produces the protein MRKLIPNKYVGENVFKVDAKDKVLGKAIYPDDIYFEDMLYVKVKRATHPHAYIQKIDVSKAESLPGVIKVITAKDYPHLNKFGLIIKDQPVLVGIGEKTRFMGDALAIVVAKSKEIATKAINLIKVEVKELEVITDPFRAMEEDAPKIHEGGNIVVTHQLNKGDVKKGFDESDVIIEREYKTQHVDQLPLQVESGVAVYDEKTGVITIWASTQWLHDTQADIAQSLNLPKEKIRIIQPVIGGAFGRKEDISVHLHLALAAMSTKHPVKLTYTREESMIAQSKRHPLYIKARTGATKDGILKAWEVEVVGDTGAYASSGPAVVHKGMYHCTGPYNVPNVKGIAYTVYTNNTYGGAMRGFGTTQMAFAYESQMNILAEKLGMDPAEIRLKNAYRIGSITPNGQKLTQSVNVVETIEKALKLSKEKEGVRH, from the coding sequence GTGAGAAAGTTGATACCAAATAAATATGTAGGAGAGAATGTTTTCAAAGTTGATGCCAAAGACAAAGTATTGGGTAAAGCCATCTATCCGGATGATATATACTTTGAGGACATGCTCTATGTGAAAGTTAAACGTGCTACGCATCCACACGCTTATATTCAAAAAATAGATGTCTCTAAAGCTGAATCATTACCCGGAGTAATTAAAGTTATCACTGCAAAGGATTATCCTCATTTGAACAAGTTTGGATTGATAATTAAAGATCAACCTGTTTTAGTAGGAATAGGAGAAAAAACACGCTTTATGGGAGACGCATTGGCTATAGTTGTTGCAAAGAGTAAAGAAATTGCCACTAAAGCTATTAATTTAATAAAAGTCGAAGTTAAAGAATTAGAGGTCATTACCGATCCTTTCAGGGCAATGGAAGAAGACGCTCCAAAAATTCATGAAGGTGGAAACATAGTTGTTACTCATCAATTAAACAAAGGGGATGTAAAAAAAGGTTTTGACGAATCTGATGTAATAATAGAAAGAGAGTATAAAACGCAGCATGTTGATCAACTACCTTTACAAGTAGAGTCTGGTGTAGCTGTTTACGATGAAAAAACAGGTGTAATAACTATTTGGGCATCCACACAATGGCTTCACGATACACAAGCTGATATAGCCCAATCTTTAAATTTACCAAAAGAAAAAATCAGGATAATACAACCCGTTATTGGAGGGGCATTTGGTAGAAAAGAAGATATTTCTGTACATTTACATTTAGCTTTAGCTGCAATGAGCACAAAACATCCTGTTAAATTAACTTACACCAGAGAAGAATCTATGATCGCACAGTCTAAAAGGCATCCACTGTATATTAAGGCTAGAACAGGAGCCACAAAAGATGGAATTCTAAAGGCTTGGGAGGTTGAAGTTGTAGGGGATACCGGAGCATATGCATCCAGTGGTCCTGCTGTTGTACATAAAGGTATGTATCATTGTACAGGTCCATACAATGTACCTAACGTTAAGGGTATAGCTTATACCGTTTACACTAATAATACGTATGGTGGAGCCATGAGAGGATTTGGAACAACACAGATGGCTTTTGCTTATGAATCTCAAATGAATATATTAGCTGAAAAGTTGGGTATGGATCCAGCAGAGATTAGACTAAAGAACGCTTACAGAATTGGCTCAATTACTCCAAATGGTCAAAAGCTTACACAAAGTGTCAACGTCGTTGAAACCATAGAAAAGGCTTTAAAGCTTTCCAAGGAGAAAGAAGGTGTTCGACATTGA
- a CDS encoding xanthine dehydrogenase family protein molybdopterin-binding subunit has product MKKKGRGMATIMFGYGYGEGFPDFSHATVEFTDDEKVLVVTAAADVGQGVLTVISQIAAEVLSVGVEKVKVIQGDTHKTMNSGSTSATRQTTFTGNAVKQACENLKGKIFHYASLEFNSNYPELTLKDGKIIYNPNPEKTITYWDLKRKVEEKGETLKGEATYFPPTYSPDLISGQAHEVYVAYTFMTQIVDVEVDTTTGKVDVKDVYTALDCGKAINPINVEGQIEGGTTQGIGMALMEEQVIKNGITLNPNMTGYLVPTSMDIPNFHSVLIENEDSIGPFGAKGIGEPTTIAASPAIANAIYDAIGIRFYELPITPEKILKALKEKEND; this is encoded by the coding sequence TTGAAGAAAAAAGGAAGAGGTATGGCTACAATAATGTTCGGATATGGTTACGGTGAAGGATTTCCCGATTTTTCTCATGCGACGGTTGAATTTACGGATGATGAAAAGGTTTTAGTAGTAACTGCCGCTGCCGATGTAGGACAAGGAGTTTTAACGGTGATCAGTCAAATTGCAGCAGAAGTTCTTTCAGTTGGTGTTGAAAAAGTAAAAGTTATTCAGGGCGATACTCATAAAACTATGAATTCTGGATCAACGTCCGCAACTCGTCAAACTACCTTTACAGGGAACGCCGTAAAACAAGCGTGTGAAAACTTAAAGGGAAAAATTTTCCATTATGCGAGTTTAGAGTTCAATAGTAATTATCCTGAACTAACTTTGAAAGATGGAAAAATCATCTACAATCCTAACCCTGAAAAAACAATTACTTACTGGGATTTAAAAAGAAAGGTAGAAGAAAAAGGTGAAACTTTGAAAGGTGAAGCGACCTACTTTCCACCAACATATTCTCCCGATTTAATATCCGGACAGGCCCATGAAGTCTACGTTGCTTATACCTTTATGACTCAAATAGTCGATGTAGAGGTTGACACAACCACTGGAAAAGTTGATGTGAAAGATGTTTACACCGCACTTGATTGTGGAAAAGCTATAAACCCTATAAATGTGGAAGGACAGATAGAGGGTGGTACAACTCAAGGAATAGGTATGGCTCTTATGGAAGAACAAGTAATAAAAAATGGAATCACATTAAATCCAAATATGACAGGTTACTTGGTTCCAACTTCTATGGATATTCCGAATTTTCATTCTGTATTAATAGAAAATGAAGATTCTATCGGGCCATTTGGTGCAAAAGGTATAGGAGAACCAACAACCATTGCAGCTTCCCCTGCCATTGCTAACGCTATATACGATGCTATAGGTATTAGATTTTATGAATTGCCTATCACCCCAGAAAAAATTCTTAAAGCTCTAAAAGAAAAAGAAAATGATTAA
- a CDS encoding nucleoside-triphosphatase, whose product MIKNNIFLTGSIGVGKSTIIRKVINQLSLHVCGFSVDREGKKNSWNAFYLVEASSFNNGDRSKKSKYNRFAFRKDDSKNWEINIQVFDKIGVQLLTNIDDADLVIMDELGRFELTAYQFQQKVYEVLNSNKTVLGVIKDESNPFLDKIRNRKDVQIFRVLPDNREEVYKKVLNQIKLILSIKE is encoded by the coding sequence ATGATTAAAAATAACATCTTTCTTACAGGTTCTATAGGTGTAGGTAAATCAACGATTATACGTAAAGTGATTAATCAACTATCATTACATGTTTGTGGTTTTTCAGTTGATAGAGAAGGTAAAAAAAATAGTTGGAACGCCTTTTATTTAGTAGAAGCATCTTCATTTAATAACGGTGATCGATCTAAAAAATCTAAATATAACAGATTTGCCTTCAGAAAAGATGACTCTAAAAATTGGGAGATAAATATTCAAGTATTTGACAAAATTGGTGTACAACTTCTTACAAACATTGATGATGCTGACTTAGTAATCATGGATGAATTGGGAAGATTCGAGTTAACTGCTTACCAGTTCCAGCAGAAAGTATATGAAGTTTTAAACAGTAACAAAACCGTTTTGGGTGTAATAAAGGATGAATCTAATCCATTTTTGGATAAGATTAGGAATAGAAAAGATGTTCAAATATTTAGAGTTCTCCCAGATAACCGTGAGGAAGTTTACAAAAAGGTGCTAAATCAAATAAAACTAATACTTTCAATAAAGGAGTGA
- a CDS encoding 4Fe-4S binding protein, translated as MADISVDLLGMLLKTPVMPAAGPPIKDGECAHKAKEGGAGAIVTKTVSVRAAKVPKPNMAQVKGGFINTELWSELSLEQWIENEYPQVVETGLPVIIGVGYTSEDIKEVIPKVERFADAFELSTHYLGNDPTPMINSIRAAKESTDLPVMVKLSPQIDIPTFAKEAEKAGADGLVLINSFGPTLDIDLESGKPLLGSKNGFGWLSGQAIFPLALRAVFEAVRSVNIPVVGVGGISTGKEAIKMIMAGAQAVQVCTAAILNGPQIYKKIANEIEKYLDDHGFKSLEEIRGIAQKNIVNETNYNLIFPTVNDEKCTECGLCVKSCVYDAIHLIKELHSVRIDTNKCAGCGLCVTRCNFNSLSLSL; from the coding sequence ATGGCTGACATATCTGTAGACTTATTAGGAATGTTGTTGAAAACCCCTGTAATGCCTGCTGCAGGACCACCTATTAAAGATGGAGAGTGTGCTCACAAAGCCAAAGAAGGGGGAGCTGGTGCGATTGTTACCAAAACGGTTTCCGTACGAGCTGCAAAAGTTCCAAAACCAAACATGGCTCAAGTAAAAGGAGGGTTTATAAATACCGAACTTTGGTCCGAATTATCTCTAGAACAATGGATTGAAAATGAATATCCTCAGGTAGTTGAAACAGGGTTGCCTGTGATAATAGGCGTTGGGTATACTTCTGAAGATATAAAAGAAGTAATACCAAAAGTAGAACGGTTCGCTGATGCTTTTGAACTGTCTACACATTACCTTGGTAATGACCCTACCCCCATGATTAATAGTATAAGAGCAGCAAAAGAAAGTACAGATCTACCCGTTATGGTAAAACTTAGTCCTCAAATAGACATTCCAACGTTCGCTAAAGAGGCTGAAAAGGCTGGTGCAGATGGTTTAGTCTTAATAAACTCCTTTGGTCCTACCTTAGACATTGATTTAGAAAGTGGTAAACCTTTATTGGGAAGTAAAAATGGTTTCGGATGGTTATCAGGTCAGGCAATATTTCCTTTAGCTTTGAGGGCAGTTTTTGAGGCTGTAAGGTCGGTTAATATTCCCGTGGTTGGAGTAGGTGGAATCAGTACAGGTAAAGAAGCAATAAAAATGATAATGGCAGGGGCCCAAGCTGTACAAGTTTGTACCGCCGCTATTTTGAATGGACCTCAAATATATAAAAAGATTGCTAATGAAATTGAAAAGTATTTGGACGACCATGGATTTAAGTCTTTAGAAGAAATTAGGGGAATAGCTCAAAAAAATATTGTTAATGAGACAAATTATAATTTGATATTTCCAACCGTAAACGATGAAAAATGTACAGAATGCGGGCTATGTGTTAAAAGTTGTGTTTATGATGCGATCCATCTCATAAAAGAACTTCACAGTGTGAGAATAGATACAAACAAATGCGCTGGTTGTGGATTATGTGTGACAAGATGTAATTTCAATTCTCTCTCCTTATCTTTATAA
- the ade gene encoding adenine deaminase, whose protein sequence is MSNKDLLSIALGNEKADLVFKNGKIIDVFNEKVIKEDLAISNGVIIGFGKYEGREEVDIEGKFISPGFIDAHLHLESTMVTIEEFAKTVIPLGTLTLVADPHEIANVAGKVGIKYFLTIGNNIPWNFNLMVPSCVPVTTFDKSGSVLNAEKIKELITEENFFGLGEVMDYEGVLTGQDYIWDKIELMKDYFIDGHAPKLQGKILNAYLLAGIMADHETTSPNEALEKISKGMYIMVREGSVTRDLQSLLPAINDKNNCNFLFATDDKHPEDLISEGHINFMIKKAIKLGIEPLRAIKLATINAARSLGLHRLGGIAPGYKADLLIIDNLDELGIFQVYKDGKKVAENGKALFQVNSNNFERPPTIFHSVNIAPIREEDFKIPKGKTYRVINMIQDQIITGEEFFSFPYSFEEERFIRYNINKIAVVERHKSTGKIGLGLIRGFGLESGAIASSIAHDSHNIIVLGTNSSDMKIAVEKIAEIQGGIVIANNQKIVDFIELPIGGLISTDPIGKVSEKLQELRKIAHNLGVKTNSPFMTLAFMGLPVVPKLKITCDGLYDVENHIFVSLVVN, encoded by the coding sequence TTGTCAAACAAAGATCTTTTATCAATAGCTTTAGGAAATGAAAAAGCGGATCTAGTATTCAAAAACGGGAAAATAATAGACGTTTTTAACGAAAAAGTTATAAAAGAGGATTTGGCCATTTCCAATGGTGTAATAATCGGCTTTGGAAAGTATGAAGGCAGGGAAGAAGTTGACATAGAAGGCAAATTCATATCTCCGGGGTTTATAGATGCTCATCTGCATTTAGAAAGTACTATGGTGACAATAGAAGAATTCGCTAAAACGGTTATCCCTTTAGGAACCTTGACCCTTGTTGCCGATCCACATGAGATAGCAAATGTAGCTGGGAAGGTTGGTATAAAATATTTCTTAACAATCGGGAATAACATACCATGGAATTTTAATTTAATGGTTCCTTCTTGTGTGCCCGTGACCACTTTCGATAAATCGGGATCTGTACTAAATGCAGAGAAAATAAAAGAATTAATTACAGAAGAAAATTTTTTTGGTCTTGGTGAGGTTATGGATTATGAAGGAGTTTTAACAGGTCAAGATTATATTTGGGATAAGATAGAACTCATGAAAGACTATTTCATTGATGGTCATGCTCCAAAATTACAAGGAAAAATTTTAAACGCCTATCTTTTAGCTGGAATCATGGCCGATCACGAAACTACATCCCCCAATGAGGCATTAGAAAAGATTTCAAAAGGAATGTACATAATGGTCAGGGAAGGTTCAGTCACAAGGGATCTTCAGAGTTTGTTACCTGCAATTAACGATAAAAACAACTGTAACTTTTTATTTGCCACAGATGACAAACACCCTGAAGACCTTATCTCAGAAGGCCATATAAATTTTATGATTAAAAAGGCCATAAAACTTGGTATAGAACCTTTAAGGGCAATAAAACTCGCAACAATTAATGCTGCTCGTTCTTTAGGACTACACCGTTTAGGAGGGATTGCTCCAGGATACAAGGCTGATCTTCTAATAATAGATAATTTAGATGAATTGGGCATTTTCCAAGTGTACAAAGACGGAAAAAAAGTAGCGGAAAATGGGAAAGCTTTATTCCAAGTTAATTCTAATAACTTTGAAAGGCCTCCAACAATTTTTCATTCTGTAAATATTGCCCCCATTAGAGAAGAGGATTTCAAAATTCCTAAAGGGAAAACTTACCGTGTTATTAACATGATTCAGGATCAGATTATCACAGGAGAGGAGTTTTTCTCATTTCCATACAGTTTTGAAGAAGAACGATTTATAAGGTATAATATAAATAAAATTGCGGTTGTAGAAAGACACAAAAGTACTGGAAAGATTGGTTTGGGTTTGATAAGGGGTTTTGGATTAGAGTCTGGTGCCATCGCAAGCTCCATAGCTCATGATTCTCACAACATTATTGTTTTAGGCACAAATTCAAGCGATATGAAGATAGCAGTAGAAAAAATTGCAGAAATTCAGGGAGGAATTGTGATTGCAAATAATCAAAAAATCGTTGATTTCATCGAACTACCCATTGGAGGGCTTATTTCTACCGATCCAATCGGGAAAGTATCTGAAAAACTGCAAGAACTTAGAAAAATTGCACATAATTTAGGGGTCAAAACAAATAGTCCTTTCATGACATTGGCGTTTATGGGATTACCAGTGGTTCCCAAATTAAAGATAACTTGTGATGGGTTATACGACGTTGAAAATCATATCTTTGTATCATTGGTTGTAAATTGA
- a CDS encoding NCS2 family permease, translated as MANTQQKGFFERAFKLKENGTNVRTEVLAGITTFMTMAYIIFVNPSILSDAGMPFNGVFIATIAGAILGTVMMALLTNYPFALASGMGLNAFFAYSVVIGMGVSWQTALGIVFIEGIIFIVLSVTPVRKMIVNSIPMSLKTGISSGIGLFIAFIGLQNAGIVVADPATLVRMGDLFAGPALIALLGLIITGILHALRVKGALLLGIIIATILGLFNGVTPAPEGVVALPKMADWSQVLFQLDIKSAFNIGMIGVLISFLFVDLFDTAGTLVGVSQQAGYLKEDGSLPKADRALLADAIATTGGAVFGTSTVTTYVESASGVSEGGRTGLTGIVVAILFFLSLFFQPIIAIVPGAATAPALIIVGVMMLSNIRSIKWEDFTEVFPAFVAMIVMPLTYSISNGIALGFITYPLIKLFTGKGKEVHWLVYVLCALFIVYFIWL; from the coding sequence ATGGCAAACACTCAGCAAAAAGGTTTTTTTGAAAGGGCTTTCAAGTTAAAAGAGAACGGTACAAACGTTAGAACTGAGGTCTTAGCAGGTATCACAACGTTTATGACGATGGCTTATATCATCTTCGTAAACCCTTCTATACTTAGTGATGCAGGAATGCCTTTCAACGGTGTCTTCATAGCCACTATAGCTGGTGCAATTTTAGGTACTGTCATGATGGCCTTACTTACCAATTATCCGTTTGCATTGGCTTCAGGAATGGGCTTGAATGCTTTCTTTGCCTATTCAGTCGTAATAGGTATGGGGGTTTCGTGGCAAACCGCCCTAGGAATAGTATTTATAGAAGGTATAATCTTTATTGTGCTTAGTGTTACACCTGTAAGAAAGATGATCGTTAATTCGATTCCAATGAGTTTGAAAACGGGGATAAGTTCAGGAATAGGTTTATTTATAGCTTTTATAGGTTTGCAAAACGCTGGTATAGTAGTAGCAGATCCTGCAACATTGGTAAGAATGGGAGACTTATTCGCTGGACCAGCTTTAATAGCACTATTAGGCCTAATTATAACGGGAATTTTACACGCTTTAAGGGTAAAAGGGGCTCTATTGTTGGGAATTATAATCGCTACGATTTTAGGACTATTCAACGGTGTTACACCAGCACCTGAAGGTGTTGTAGCATTGCCAAAAATGGCTGACTGGTCTCAAGTTTTGTTCCAACTCGATATTAAATCTGCATTTAATATCGGCATGATAGGTGTTTTAATTTCTTTCTTATTTGTAGATCTTTTTGATACTGCAGGTACGTTGGTAGGGGTTAGTCAACAAGCGGGTTATTTGAAAGAGGACGGATCTTTACCAAAAGCAGATAGAGCTCTTTTAGCTGACGCTATCGCTACTACAGGTGGTGCCGTATTTGGAACCAGTACGGTTACAACATACGTTGAATCTGCTTCAGGTGTCTCAGAAGGCGGAAGAACTGGGTTAACAGGTATAGTCGTGGCTATTTTATTCTTTCTTTCTTTGTTCTTTCAACCTATAATAGCTATAGTTCCAGGTGCTGCAACAGCACCAGCTTTGATAATCGTCGGCGTAATGATGTTGTCGAATATAAGAAGCATAAAATGGGAAGATTTTACTGAAGTTTTTCCGGCTTTCGTGGCAATGATAGTAATGCCTTTAACTTATTCTATTTCTAACGGAATAGCTCTAGGCTTTATAACCTATCCTTTAATCAAATTATTCACTGGCAAAGGTAAAGAAGTTCACTGGTTAGTATACGTTTTGTGTGCTCTTTTTATTGTCTACTTTATTTGGCTTTAA
- a CDS encoding nucleotidyltransferase family protein, whose translation MISAVVLAAGESLRMKTPKQILPWGDKTVLETVVTRLLKCQYIDDEIIVVLGGNFEKIGPIFSKYEDHRLKIVKNNDYKKGMLTSVWSGLNSLSKDSEFILFTLGDMPLIKIQTFNELTRFAINNKTIILAPTYQGRRGHPLIVHKSQIPDIYQLSGPGGLRTLLSNHPERVSLHEVNDEGIIIDIDTIEDYNIYLKTQKGDDSE comes from the coding sequence ATGATATCAGCGGTGGTATTAGCGGCTGGAGAGTCCCTAAGGATGAAGACTCCAAAGCAGATTTTGCCTTGGGGAGACAAAACTGTTTTAGAAACCGTTGTTACTAGACTTTTGAAATGTCAATATATAGATGACGAAATAATAGTCGTTTTAGGAGGCAACTTTGAGAAGATAGGCCCCATTTTTTCGAAGTATGAAGACCACCGTTTGAAAATTGTAAAGAATAACGATTACAAAAAAGGCATGTTAACAAGTGTTTGGAGTGGTTTAAACTCGTTATCCAAAGATTCTGAATTCATACTCTTCACACTTGGAGACATGCCTTTAATCAAAATTCAAACCTTCAATGAACTTACTAGATTTGCAATAAATAACAAAACAATCATATTAGCACCTACCTATCAAGGGAGAAGAGGTCACCCACTGATTGTACATAAAAGTCAGATACCCGATATTTATCAATTATCTGGACCTGGAGGATTAAGAACACTCTTAAGTAATCATCCTGAACGGGTATCTCTTCACGAGGTTAACGATGAAGGCATTATCATCGATATCGATACAATTGAAGATTACAATATATATCTAAAAACACAAAAAGGAGATGATAGTGAATGA